The following coding sequences lie in one Aspergillus puulaauensis MK2 DNA, chromosome 3, nearly complete sequence genomic window:
- a CDS encoding aspartate-semialdehyde dehydrogenase family protein (BUSCO:EOG09262YAU;~COG:E;~EggNog:ENOG410PHPF;~InterPro:IPR036291,IPR012280,IPR000534,IPR005676;~PFAM:PF02774,PF01118;~go_function: GO:0016620 - oxidoreductase activity, acting on the aldehyde or oxo group of donors, NAD or NADP as acceptor [Evidence IEA];~go_function: GO:0046983 - protein dimerization activity [Evidence IEA];~go_function: GO:0050661 - NADP binding [Evidence IEA];~go_function: GO:0051287 - NAD binding [Evidence IEA];~go_process: GO:0008652 - cellular amino acid biosynthetic process [Evidence IEA];~go_process: GO:0055114 - oxidation-reduction process [Evidence IEA]), with protein sequence MTSFPKKKCGVLGATGSVGQRFILLLADHPLLELHAVGASERSAGKKYKDAVRWKQSAAMSEKLSNLVLRNCKADQFSDCDLVFSGLNSDIAGDLEMEFIKAEIPVFSNAKNYRKHPQVPLVVPTVNPAHLDLIPHQRKQFGLNKGFLVCNSNCAVIGIVIPFAALQAKFGPVEEVEVFTEQALSGAGYPGVSSMDILDNVIPFISGEEDKLENEAQKILGSLNADATAFDEQQGLRIGATCTRVGVTDGHMAFVSLRFKNRDHPPSVEQVVQAMREYQSEAQKLGCPSAPAEAIKVFDEPDRPQPRLDRDINKGYTVSVGRVREGNQGGHFDIRFAALSHNTVIGAAGSSILNAEVAVIKGYI encoded by the exons ATGACATCGTTTCCCAAGAAGAAGTGCG GTGTTCTTGGTGCCACCGGCTCGGTAGGCCAGAGGTTCATTCTACTACTTGCGGACCACCCATTATTAGAGCTTCATGCCGTTGGTGCTTCGGAGCGAtctgcggggaagaaatACAAGGACGCAGTGCGATGGAAGCAGAGCGCGGCAATGTCTGAGAAGCTGAGCAATCTGGTTCTGCGCAATTGCAAGGCCGACCAATTCAGTGACTGCGACCTCGTGTTTTCTGGTCTCAACAGTGATATTGCCGGTGACCTCG AGATGGAATTCATCAAGGCTGAAATTCCCGTCTTCTCGAATGCGAAAAACTACCGGAAGCACCCCCAGGTCCCGCTCGTGGTTCCTACGGTAAACCCTGCCCACCTCGACCTCATTCCTCACCAGCGAAAACAATTCGGTCTGAACAAGGGCTTTTTGGTCTGCAATTCCAACTGCGCTGTTATCGGAATTGTCATCCCGTTTGCTGCTCTTCAGGCCAAATTTGGGCCCGTTGAGGAAGTGGAGGTGTTCACTGAACAGGCTCTGTCCGGAGCTGGCTATCCGGGCGTTTCCAGCATGGACATCTTGGACAACGTTATCCCTTTCATTAGCGGTGAGGAAGATAAGCTGGAGAACGAGGCTCAGAAGATCCTTGGTTCTTTGAACGCGGATGCCACTGCTTTCGATGAGCAACAGGGCCTTAGAATTGGAGCTACTTGCACTAGGGTTGGCGTCACTGATGGCCATATGGCATTCGTTTCTCTGCGATTTAAGAACCGCGACCATCCACCCAGCGTCGAGCAAGTGGTGCAAGCCATGAGAGAATACCAATCCGAGGCTCAAAAGCTTGGATGCCCCTCTGCCCCAGCTGAGGCAATTAAGGTGTTCGACGAGCCCGACAGACCGCAGCCAAGACTAGACCGAGATATTAACAAGGGCTACACCGTGAGCGTGGGTCGTGTGCGTGAAGGTAACCAAGGTGGTCATTTCGATATTAGATTCGCGGCTCTCTCGCACAACACCGTCAtcggcgctgctgggtcTTCGATCCTGAACGCTGAAGTCGCAGTTATCAAGGGATACATCTAG
- a CDS encoding RNA dependent RNA polymerase (COG:A;~EggNog:ENOG410PFI8;~InterPro:IPR007855;~PFAM:PF05183;~go_function: GO:0003968 - RNA-directed 5'-3' RNA polymerase activity [Evidence IEA]) produces MSRAKYRPNLAPPFNHQQLIAPWRSWPSLAVVLTNIPKELGTVDIWKAFKEEGSILSIDIWEDSHGGRGTKAKVRFKPPPVNEFWRQGTRHVKLQNGETIYIRIVLDNKAPEWDIPSPVRPGVHFPAEIKIPISSMDIGVVVDETTMMPMRTVGSSTNGAAFLLLNLRRKDLYIYFELHIPSTARPSSPEEYRLRIPFSQLDRFFQTQNTPTDAVSHFTFLSSPPMYQRRIRNTETTFIEEMSWRESDTWFRQAQIVHNPQGLATLPASLRKQNPIIDIGRWNAFRINYPSNCDDKGQFTFLCSILSDYNLIVEKTDRFTLLDNNAPKPINIWKWIDLDPKTSGTSYASLQDLIDPTHIHLPFAVRYQLEVCISQGFLSEFNMNREFALRLAELGEVQARKLLEHVALQKKTYYNSMEIFDIKFVKGVTTGKIPSYCCLMRSARITPSTIYYNVPSIDISNRVIRHYINLADNFLRVRFTDEKHMGRINSTADNTMDEVFTRIKRALANGIVIGNTRYEFLAFGNSQFREHGAYFFAPKDGVTAANIRAWMGQFSHIRNIAKHSARLGQCFSTTRAISGCSAHVKKIDDITRNGYTFSDGVGKISKFLAQIAMSELKIKTPDREPPSAYQFRLGGCKGMLIISPDARRQDVHIRKSQFKFAALSQGLEVIRWSQFSSATLNRQLILVLSTLGITDEVFHLKLRTMLKNLDEAMESDPKAVYLLRKYVDPNQTTLAVSQMVLDGFRRSKEPFVTSLLTLWRAWHLKYLKEKAKIVIEKGACLLGCMDESATLKGHFNDKIPKDDASLKEKIAAVPEIFVQVYRPEIEKYEIIEGLCILARNPSLHPGDIRVVRAVNVPSLKHLKDVVVLPQTGDRDVASMCSGGDLDGDDYLVIWDQDLLPGDWFREPMNYTGKKAQDLDHEVTVDEITSFFVTYMKNDCLPTIAHAHLAWGDYLVDGVNEAKCMQLAQLHSDAVDYNKTGNPAIITRALRPRKWPHFMEKIYKPEHCQYRSEKVLGQLYDAVERVDFVPNLEMNFDKRILECQIEVPEDFYEFATKLKDAYDTAIRRIMAQHEIKTEFEVWSTFVLNHSNMSKDYKFHEDIGTISSALLEDFKKQVYEEVGGRTFELLAPLVVAMYRITHKEMAAALAKHREDNPPDGSLFTNTPAFKIDQPPLISFPWIFPKVLGQIAVGHYEHPGATVTPSADQDAVNGSLKRKPDDTAPNANTEDIMSVNNASKVLNNAESQQNDDPFGLNLNDEGSIVTTHSNPTLLNDGNVDLLEQLLDFGLLHVPSTPSSSIVLSSAPVEGESLLDFDRDPTEGGWTANPKKATPDLKEKQPVKILNGKGKQSRIVEIVEEESDGGDDPLGIDTLNKLAGL; encoded by the exons ATGTCTCGAGCCAAATACCGCCCAAACCTTGCTCCTCCATTTAATCACCAACAGCTGATAGCTCCATGGAGGTCATGGCCATCACTTGCTGTTGTTCTCACAAATATCCCCAAAGAATTGGGCACAGTAGATATCTGGAAAGCATTTAAGGAAGAGGGTAGTATTCTCTCCATCGATATCTGGGAAGATTCCCATGGAGGCAGAGGTACAAAGGCTAAAGTACGCTTCAA ACCTCCCCCGGTCAACGAGTTTTGGAGACAAGGCACCAGACACGTAAAGCTGCAAAATGGGGAAACAATCTACATACGTATCGTCCTCGATAACAAGGCTCCCGAATGGGATATTCCGAGTCCAGTTCGCCCAGGAGTTCATTTCCCAGCGGAAATT AAAATCCCAATCTCCTCAATGGATATCGGAGTTGTCGTGGACGAAACAACAATGATGCCGATGCGTACCGTGGGATCATCAACGAATGGAGCTGCTTTTCTACTGCTTAATTTGAGACGCAAAGACCTGTACATATATTTCGAACTTCACATCCCCAGCACCGCACGTCCGTCATCGCCTGAAGAATATCGCCTTAGGATTCCGTTTTCGCAGCTTGATAGGTTCTTCCAAACACAGAACACTCCGACTGATGCCGTCTCTCATTTCACTTTCCTCAGTTCGCCACCGATGTATCAACGTCGGATTCGGAACACTGAGACTACATTTATAGAAGAAATGTCATGGAGAGAGTCGGACACCTGGTTCAGACAAGCTCAGATTGTTCATAACCCCCAGGGATTGGCTACTCTTCCGGCTAGCCTACGAAAACAAAACCCAATAATCGATATTG GTCGCTGGAATGCTTTCCGAATTAACTACCCCAGCAACTGTGATGATAAAGGGCAGTTTACCTTTCTCTGTAGCATTTTAAGcgattataatcttattgTTGAGAAGACGGACCGCTTCACTTTACTCGACAATAACGCCCCCAAACCTATAAATATTTGGAAATGGATTGATCTCGACCCTAAGACTTCTGGTACATCATATGCCTCCTTACAGGACCTGATTGACCCAACCCACATCCATCTGCCCTTTGCAGTACGCTACCAACTAGAAGTATGCATATCACAGGGCTTCCTTTCTGAGTTCAACATGAATCGCGAGTTTGCTTTAAGGCTAGCTGAACTGGGAGAGGTGCAGGCAAGGAAGCTCCTTGAACATGTCGCTCTTCAAAAGAAGACTTACTACAATTCGATGGAAATCTTCGATATTAAATTTGTCAAAGGCGTTACGACTGGAAAAATACCATCTTACTGCTGTCTCATGCGATCTGCGAGAATCACCCCAAGCACGATTTACTACAACGTCCCCTCTATAGATATTTCGAACCGAGTCATTCGACATTACATAAATCTCGCAGACAATTTTCTCCGAGTCAGATTTACAGATGAGAAACACATGGGTCGCATCAATTCCACTGCAGATAACACCATGGATGAGGTGTTTACTCGTATCAAAAGAGCGTTAGCTAACGGCATTGTCATTGGAAATACACGCTACGAGTTTCTTGCATTTGGAAACTCTCAGTTCCGGGAACATGGAGCATATTTCTTCGCGCCTAAAGATGGTGTCACAGCTGCTAATATCCGCGCCTGGATGGGGCAGTTCAGTCACATCAGAAACATTGCCAAACATTCTGCCAGGCTGGGACAGTGTTTCTCGACCACCCGGGCCATTTCTGGTTGCTCTGCCCATGTCAAGAAAATTGACGACATTACAAGAAATGGATATACTTTCTCAGATGGTGTCGGCAAAATTTCGAAATTCCTCGCACAGATTGCGATGTCAGAACTCAAAATCAAGACACCTGACAGAGAGCCTCCTTCTGCTTATCAATTTCGTCTAGGAGGCTGCAAGGGTATGCTTATCATTTCCCCAGATGCCCGTCGTCAGGATGTACACATTCGGAAGAGCCAGTTTAAATTTGCTGCACTATCCCAAGGCCTGGAGGTTATTCGCTGGTCTCAATTCTCTTCTGCGACTCTCAACAGACAGCTGATTCTTGTGCTGTCCACACTTGGAATCACAGACGAGGTGTTCCATCTTAAGCTTAGAACAATGTTGAAGAACTTGGATGAAGCAATGGAAAGTGATCCAAAGGCAGTCTATCTGCTAAGAAAATATGTGGATCCTAACCAGACAACGCTTGCCGTTAGTCAAATGGTTCTCGACGGCTTTAGAAGATCGAAGGAACCGTTCGTAACTTCTCTTCTCACACTATGGAGGGCGTGGCATTTGAAGTATCTgaaggaaaaagcaaagataGTCATCGAAAAAGGCGCATGTCTCTTGGGCTGTATGGACGAGTCTGCGACTTTAAAAGGACATTTCAATGACAAAATTCCGAAAGACGATGCTTCACTCAAAGAAAAGATTGCAGCAGTACCTGAGATATTCGTGCAGGTATACCGTCCTGAGATTGAAAAATACGAAATAATCGAAGGCTTATGCATTTTGGCCCGTAACCCTTCTCTCCACCCTGGTGATATTCGCGTGGTTAGGGCTGTCAATGTTCCTAGCCTGAAGCACCTCAAGGACGTTGTTGTCCTACCCCAAACTGGAGATCGTGACGTTGCTAGCATGTGCTCCGGTGGTGAtcttgatggagatgattACCTTGTGATTTGGGATCAAGATTTGTTACCGGGGGACTGGTTTCGGGAGCCCATGAACTATACTGGTAAGAAGGCTCAGGACCTCGACCACGAAGTCACCGTGGACGAGATTACTTCGTTCTTTGTCACTTATATGAAAAATGATTGCCTCCCAACAATTGCTCACGCTCATCTTGCATGGGGGGATTACCTAGTTGATGGCGTCAATGAAGCAAAGTGCATGCAACTCGCTCAACTTCATTCAGATGCGGTCGACTACAACAAGACAGGGAATCCAGCCATAATTACCCGCGCCCTGCGGCCTCGTAAATGGCCTCATTTTATGGAGAAGATATACAAACCTGAACACTGTCAATATCGTTCGGAGAAAGTCCTCGGACAGCTATATGACGCCGTGGAGAGAGTCGACTTTGTTCCAAACCTTGAGATGAATTTCGATAAGCGGATCTTAGAGTGTCAGATTGAAGTCCCGGAAGACTTTTACGAATTTGCCACGAAGCTCAAGGATGCATATGACACTGCCATCCGTCGGATAATGGCACAGCATGAGATCAAGACAGAGTTCGAAGTGTGGTCGACATTTGTGCTCAATCACTCTAACATGAGTAAAGATTACAAGTTCCATGAGGACATTGGCACAATATCTTCTGCACTACTAGAAGATTTCAAGAAGCAAGTTTATGAAGAGGTTGGCGGTAGGACCTTTGAATTGCTCGCACCTCTTGTCGTCGCCATGTATCGAATTACGCACAAGGAGATGGCCGCAGCATTAGCAAAACACCGCGAAGACAACCCACCAGACGGAAGCCTTTTCACGAATACACCGGCCTTCAAGATAGATCAGCCACCTTTGATCAGTTTTCCCTGGATATTTCCGAAGGTCCTCGGCCAGATTGCAGTTGGTCATTATGAGCACCCAGGTGCTACAGTCACTCCCTCAGCAGATCAGGACGCGGTCAACGGTTCGCTGAAGAGAAAACCTGACGACACAGCCCCTAACGCAAATACCGAAGACATAATGTCTGTCAACAACGCCTCTAAGGTACTTAATAATGCTGAAAGCCAGCAAAATGACGATCCTTTCGGGCTCAATCTCAACGATGAAGGTAGCATTGTCACCACACATAGCAACCCAACGCTTCTTAATGATGGTAACGTCGATTTGCTAGAGCAACTTCTTGACTTTGGGCTATTACATGTTCCGAGCACTCCTTCCTCATCTATAGTGCTTTCTTCCGCTCCGGTGGAAGGAGAAAGTCTACTGGATTTCGATCGTGACCCCACCGAGGGCGGATGGACAGCTAATCCTAAGAAAGCCACACCCGAcctcaaggagaagcagccAGTGAAAATTCTTAATGGCAAAGGCAAACAGAGTCGTATTGTTGAGATTGTGGAAGAAGAGTCtgatggaggcgatgacCCTCTCGGCATCGATACGCTGAACAAGCTGGCCGGCCTATAA
- a CDS encoding uncharacterized protein (COG:S;~EggNog:ENOG410PU4R), translating into MVMMSDKLSREVERLVNAPYAPSLQDLYILTRQLPLTVVCSWVSQKPCQVVPLVDVLVEGLTRSRFALPLLTYFALAQEFRDTLLQRYPYHLDQFLQQSTEGSEAECLPACVSLLSFPLPCGIIPPASLAPLVMQMIERMRVNPCADTVRPLYLVSSCLQASGVLFELPLDVMTCFQTELTKTLRNLEDHMGNLLCLATFARLGSCKSWNAETENAADTPTWLQNIRHFFGPKRGLKTLDLVVLRVILACSSNYGNLTVQQSAESIRFAISICDGVDKAQRECWIEGNSIKLAKLLEKVTRDGIDHSVQILGVSFLTSLVPAASLPHELKRVSLESILSNNALAIMEALPTHIITRLVGAWTTSSDEYGLEIVLHYITSTLSARATDIIDLTKLRISKLALDGLRSSDVQLADTVSEKYGPTIYNLMESFPRTPAGLDCNGNIVCPASVSSLENDLLSDLILFWFEATMLRNAQAQSLSPGSAGLISFVTRSKLLLPETKCTLSQVKPLEFRTTMPSLKTEGTATVSRNDWRTGMRDMMAANTQMANDSITRKIEDICYDLEQRCGNIEAPLRAAEGERDKYCLEAEQLKEQNHDLEYRLQQASGTIAELRVEMSRLEEHANSASHRGDELSACLAQAQNDLEELQRTSQDTISSERELSRTRELGIIASLTEKDERLDELQEETKCQTEINEDLRTKLASASKDNASFLEEIAAVKSEASILQTYLEQNKASLAQKDTAIERLMNEKESADNSAKELEKKLHEQASETENLKATLHDTTEKLRTELEEFRRNSEIQSSRMAEEVSLFK; encoded by the exons ATGGTGATGATGTCCGACAAATTATCCCGGGAAGTGGAACGCTTGGTAAATGCGCCGTATGCGCCCTCGCTCCAG GATCTATATATTCTGACACGGCAATTACCATTGACCGTGGTATGCTCTTGGGTGTCGCAAAAGCCTTGCCAGGTTGTGCCTCTGGTCGATGTCCTTGTTGAGGGCCTCACGCGGTCCCGCTTCGCTTTGCCCTTGCTCACTTATTTTG CGCTGGCGCAAGAATTTCGAGATACTCTACTCCAACGATATCCGTACCATCTCGATCAGTTCCTTCAACAATCCACTGAAGGTAGTGAGGCTGAG TGCCTGCCAGCATGCGTTTCACTCCTCTCGTTTCCTTTGCCTTGCGGCATAATTCCGCCTGCAAGTCTTGCACCTTTGGTTATGCAGATGATTGAGAGGATGAGAGTAAATCCATGCGCGGATACCGTTCGACCACTGTATTTGGTTTCGAGCTGCCTTCAAGCATCAGGTGTCCTATTTGAGCTTCCTCTGGATGTAATGACATGTTTCCAGACAGAGCTCACAAAGACACTCCGCAACCTGGAAGACCACATGGGCAACCTCTTGTGCCTAGCTACTTTTGCAAGGTTAGGGTCCTGCAAGAGCTGGAACGCTGAAACAGAGAACGCTGCAGATACCCCGACATGGCTGCAGAATATCAGGCATTTCTTTGGCCCTAAGCGAGGCCTGAAAACATTGGACCTTGTTGTTCTACGGGTCATACTTGCTTGCTCTTCTAACTATGGTAACCTGACGGTGCAACAGTCCGCAGAAAGCATTCGTTTTGCGATCAGCATAtgtgatggtgttgataaAGCACAACGAGAGTGCTGGATCGAAGGGAACTCCATCAAGCTCGCTAAACTTCTCGAAAAAGTCACCCGCGATGGTATTGACCATAGCGTTCAGATCCTG GGTGTATCCTTCCTCACCTCCCTTGTACCTGCTGCATCACTGCCGCATGAGCTGAAGAGAGTTTCATTGGAATCGATCTTGTCAAACAACGCGCTGGCTATTATGGAGGCTCTCCCAACACACATTATAACACGCCTAGTGGGAGCGTGGACT ACTTCCTCGGACGAATATGGGCTGGAAATTGTGTTACATTATATCACTTCTACGTTGTCAGCTAGGGCGACCGACATTATAGACTTGACGAAATTGCGGATATCAAAACTCGCACTCGATGGTTTGCGATCTTCTGACGTGCAACTTGCAGATACCGTGTCTGAAAAGTATGGGCCTACTATCTATAACCTAATGGAAAGTTTCCCAAGAACGCCTGCAGGATTGGACTGCAATGGGAATATTGTGTGCCCCGCATCAGTCTCGAGCCTGGAAAATGATCTATTGTCGGATCTTATTTTGTTTTGGTTTGAGGCAACGATGCTACGCAACGCACAGGCGCAGTCGCTTTCACCTGGATCCGCGGGGCTAATAAGCTTCGTGACTAGGAGCAAGTTGTTGCTGCCAGAAACTAAATGCACATTGTCACAGGTTAAACCCCTAGAATTCCGAACTACAATGCCGTCTCTGAAAACTGAGGGAACCGCAACTGTTTCGAGGAATGATTGGAGAACTGGTATGAGAGACATGATGGCGGCAAACACTCAAATGGCAAACGACAGTATCACAAGAAAAATCGAAGATATCTGCTACGACCTCGAGCAACGCTGTGGAAATATTGAGGCTCCTCTCAGAGCCGCCGAGGGAGAGCGCGACAAGTATTGCTTAGAAGCAGAGCAACTAAAGGAGCAGAATCATGATCTCGAATATCGGCTGCAGCAGGCGTCAGGCACAATCGCCGAACTTCGAGTGGAAATGTCTCGCCTGGAAGAACACGCGAATTCGGCCTCGCACCGTGGTGACGAGCTGTCTGCGTGTTTGGCCCAGGCCCAAAATGACCTTGAAGAGTTACAACGTACCTCACAGGATACTATTTCCAGTGAGCGAGAGTTATCCAGGACCAGAGAGCTTGGTATCATTGCGTCCTTAACCGAAAAAGACGAGCGTCTGGACGAACTCCAAGAAGAGACCAAGTGTCAAACTGAAATAAATGAAGATCTAAGGACAAAATTGGCGTCGGCTTCAAAGGACAATGCCTCTTTTCTTGAGGAGATTGCCGCAGTAAAATCCGAGGCTTCAATTTTACAAACATATTTGGAACAAAACAAGGCGTCTCTTGCGCAAAAGGACACGGCAATTGAACGGCTGATGAACGAAAAGGAGAGCGCAGATAACTCGGCGAAAGAACTAGAAAAGAAG CTCCACGAACAGGCTTCCGAAACCGAGAACCTGAAAGCCACCCTCCACGACACTACTGAAAAGCTCAGAacagagctggaggagttcCGAAGAAACTCCGAGATCCAGAGCTCAAGAATGGCCGAGGAGGTAAGTCTCTTCAAATGA
- a CDS encoding uncharacterized protein (CAZy:AA4;~COG:C;~EggNog:ENOG410PGHW;~InterPro:IPR016171,IPR006094,IPR036318,IPR016169, IPR016164,IPR016166,IPR016167,IPR004113;~PFAM:PF02913,PF01565;~go_function: GO:0003824 - catalytic activity [Evidence IEA];~go_function: GO:0016491 - oxidoreductase activity [Evidence IEA];~go_function: GO:0050660 - flavin adenine dinucleotide binding [Evidence IEA];~go_function: GO:0071949 - FAD binding [Evidence IEA];~go_process: GO:0055114 - oxidation-reduction process [Evidence IEA]): MRLSAVPRGFPASPRIIPRRPCSQSLLFPRAIIRPNSSNSSGGRGEKKSDTSNSGSSTGSSSNSSSTRRTFLISTIAAGAGYGVASSVQSSQAKDTGVPEYGSTKDFEKAIAELQAKLGEDTISTDEDDLQRHGFSEWSSVNADRLPVAIAYPTNTEDVSEIAKVCNKYKMPMVPYSGGSSLEANFSAPYGGLTIDFALMNKIVDLHEADMDVVVQPSVQWMDLNDSIKETGLFFPVDPGPSAMIGGMIGTNCSGTNAVRYGTMKDWVINLTVVLADGSVMKTRRRPRKTSAGYNLTGLIVGSEGTLGIVTEATLRLAPIPEETRVGVVSFPSIRDAASTAMQLIRKGVPVQCMEILDDVQMDVINKAGGTGRAWKTLPTLFFKFSGTQAGVADSINLTKNLAKGNNAEAFEFAKNEKEAHDLWSARKQSLWSMMALRQEGSEVWSTDVAVPISRLPDIIEISKKELDDLGIFASILGHIGDGNFHSSIMYDPKNADERERVEKVVYDMVDRALDMEGSCTGEHGVGLGKKSSLKKELGPNTIGVMRSIKKAFDPHWLLNPGKIFDPRDQ; the protein is encoded by the exons ATGAGACTCTCCGCCGTGCCTCGGGGTTTCCCCGCAAGTCCCCGCATCATCCCTCGCCGCCCATGCTCCCAATCCCTCCTATTCCCCAGAGCCATCATTCGGCCGAATAGTTCTAATTCTAGCGGTGGTCGAGgtgagaagaagagcgacACTTCGAACTCAGGCTCATCTACCGGAAGCTCGTCTAATTCCTCGTCTACACGCCGGACATTCCTTATCTCTACAATTGCGGCTGGGGCAGGTTATGGGGTTGCCAGTTCGGTTCAATCGTCGCAAGCCAAAGACACTGGTGTTCCGGAATATGGATCTACGAAAGACTTTGAAAAG GCAATTGCTGAGCTCCAAGCTAAATTGGGAGAGGACACGATAAGCACAGATGAGGATGACCTACAACGACATGGGTTCTCAGAGTGGTCGAGTGTCAATGCGGATCGCCTACCAGTAGCGATTGCCTACCCTACGAACACAGAAGATGTCTCGGAGATCGCGAAGGTCTGCAACAAATACAAGATGCCAATGGTTCCATACTCTGGTGGATCTAGTCTTGAAGCAAACTTCTCCGCTCCTTACGGCGGCTTAACGATTGATTTCGCGCTCATGAACAAGATAGTGGACCTACATGAAGCAGACATGGATGTTGTGGTTCAGCCCTCCGTTCAGTGGATGGATCTCAATGACAGTATCAAAGAGACTGGTCTCTTCTTTCCCGTCGATCCAGGCCCATCTGCTATGATAGGGGGTATGATCGGAACAAACTGCAGTGGGACAAACGCTGTGCGCTATGGCACCATGAAGGACTGGGTAATAAACCTCACAGTCGTTCTAGCAGATGGCAGTGTTATGAAGACTCGGAGACGTCCTCGCAAAACATCAGCTGGATACAACCTGACGGGCTTAATTGTAGGTTCCGAAGGAACACTTGGTATTGTTACCGAAGCTACACTCAGGCTGGCCCCAATCCCGGAAGAGACCCGAGTTGGCGTTGTTTCCTTCCCCTCAATTCGTGATGCTGCATCTACTGCTATGCAGCTCATAAGGAAAGGAGTTCCTGTCCAGTGTATGGAGATTCTAGACGACGTTCAAATGGATGTGATCAACAAGGCCGGCGGGACAGGAAGAGCGTGGAAGACGTTACCTACTCTTTTCTTCAAGTTTTCTGGAACACAAGCAGGTGTTGCTGACAGCATCAATTTGACGAAAAACCTAGCTAAGGGCAATAATGCGGAAGCTTTTGAATTCGCaaaaaacgaaaaagaaGCACATGACTTATGGTCAGCAAGGAAACAGTCTCTTTGGAGTATGATGGCTCTGAGACAAGAGGGCTCTGAAGTATGGTCTACTGATGTCGCTGTCCCAATCTCAAGGCTTCCAGATATCATTG AAATATCCAAGAAGGAGCTCGATGACCTAGGTATATTCGCCAGTATACTCGGTCACATTGGCGATGGGAACTTCCACTCGAGTATCATGTACGACCCCAAAAATGCCGACGAGAGAGAGCGCGTCGAGAAGGTGGTGTACGACATGGTCGATCGCGCATTAGACATGGAAGGATCTTGCACG GGTGAACATGGTGTCGGCTTAGGCAAAAAGTCATCTCTTAAGAAGGAACTCGGGCCTAATACGATCGGGGTTATGCGCAGCATCAAAAAGGCTTTCGACCCCCACTGGTTGTTGAATCCTGGAAAGATTTTTGATCCTCGAGACCAGTAA